The following proteins are co-located in the Equus caballus isolate H_3958 breed thoroughbred chromosome 15, TB-T2T, whole genome shotgun sequence genome:
- the ANKRD53 gene encoding ankyrin repeat domain-containing protein 53 codes for MQPAEKVSKVSRSDSESRQPRWAGIRWPGCGAGETRSAPPGSAGPGAARGAQGSRLGPGSPPERCPGPSTMVASSSPRQPGGLASVSTNAPGRECRPRPHGAPSQAAQPGPASSSSSSPHPSPLPSPLPHSDSSPVDERDQRAIGRDSELFAAALGNLEWLRFCLNRDRGEILANDKGFTAIHFAAQSCKLACLQVLVEEYKFPVNLPTNNGQTPLHLVMHRDNKTMALPCIHYLLKQGAALNTRTCNGSTPLHLAAREGLLNCVEVLVQNGANVHAQDAMGCKPIDYCKVWNHRICARFLKDAMWKWDKKNFAREMGKLKRLKDQLALMEQDYLTDYQKEHKSLREADFKKWLHGKRLPGGQSLMGNSEQEPCAPPQAVAVSKTPRHRGLWPPKSFHPSPEARLQQTLQLKPPPLVMPKPIYMRPMVRRPKLWNLSNNPARSPTIQIGYPQGIRLGVHPDPWPEHDFSSFLRVRSNGHGGVSLCTVTGKLVSPVPRLPFEVIVRGLYPSVQPYRMKVPQDLYSVSMRDVPRKRHLGDDTFWTDSLAMNLRETFDEAFLAAVRAHQGLLTLSSPKTHP; via the exons ATGCAGCCGGCGGAGAAGGTCTCGAAGGTCTCCCGGAGTGACTCGGAATCAAGGCAGCCGAGGTGGGCCGGGATTAGGTGGCCCGGCTGCGGGGCGGGAGAAACCCGCTCAGCGCCTCCCGGGAGCGCAGGGCCTGGAGCGGCCCGAGGAGCCCAGGGATCCCGGCTGGGGCCGGGCTCGCCTCCTGAGAGGTGCCCGGGGCCCTCGACGATGGTCGCCTCCTCGTCGCCCCGCCAACCAGGCGGCCTTGCCTCGGTCTCCACGAACGCCCCGGGGCGCGAGTGCCGCCCTCGCCCACACGGCGCCCCTTCACAGGCCGCCCAGCCGGGACCAGCCTCTTCCTCGTCCAGTTCCCCGCATCCTTCCCCGCTTCCCTCCCCACTACCCCACAGCGACTCTAGTCCCGTCGATGAGCGGGACCAGAGGGCGATTGGGAGAGACTCCGAGCTGTTCGCGGCCGCGCTGGGCAACCTGGAATGGTTGCGGTTCTGTCTGAATCGGGACCGTGGAGAAATCCTGGCCAATGACAAG GGTTTCACTGCCATCCACTTTGCAGCCCAGAGCTGCAAGCTGGCATGCCTGCAGGTCTTGGTAGAGGAGTACAAGTTTCCAGTAAACCTGCCCACCAACAATGGCCAGACCCCTCTGCACCTCGTCATGCACAGGGACAACAAGACCATGGCCCTCCCCTGCATTCACTACCTGCTTAAGCAAGGCGCGGCCCTCAACAC TCGGACGTGCAATGGCTCCACGCCCCTGCACCTGGCAGCCCGTGAAGGCCTGCTGAACTGTGTGGAGGTCCTAGTGCAAAATGGCGCcaatgtccatgcccaggatgccATGGGCTGCAAGCCCATCGACTATTGCAAAGTATGGAACCACCGCATCTGTGCCCG CTTCTTGAAGGATGCCATGTGGAAATGGGACAAGAAGAACTTTGCTCgtgagatggggaaactgaagagGCTCAAGGACCAGCTGGCCCTCATGGAGCAGGACTACCTGACTGACTATCAA AAAGAGCACAAAAGTCTGAGAGAGGCTGATTTCAAGAAGTGGCTTCATGGCAAGCGGCTGCCCGGAGGCCAATCCCTGATGGGCAACTCTGAGCAAGAGCCTTGTGCCCCACCCCAGGCCGTTGCCGTCTCCAAGACGCCCAGGCACAGGGGATTGTGGCCTCCCAAAAGCTTCCACCCCTCGCCGGAGGCGCGCCTGCAACAGACTCTGCAGCTCAAGCCGCCGCCCTTGGTGATGCCCAAGCCCATCTACATGCGGCCCATGGTCAGGAGGCCCAAGTTGTGGAACCTTAGCAACAACCCCGCCAGATCCCCCACCATCCAGATCGGCTACCCACAGGGCATCCGCCTGGGAGTGCATCCAGACCCCTGGCCAGAGCACGACTTCAGCAGCTTCCTCAGGGTGAGGTCCAACGGGCACGGTGGTGTGAGCCTATGCACAGTGACCGGCAAGCTGGTGTCGCCTGTGCCCCGGCTGCCTTTTGAGGTGATAGTCCGCGGGCTGTACCCTTCGGTGCAGCCATACAGGATGAAGGTGCCCCAGGACCTTTACTCCGTCAGCATGAGGGACGTGCCCAGGAAGCGGCACTTGGGCGACGACACCTTCTGGACTGATAGTCTGGCCATGAACCTGCGTGAGACGTTTGATGAAGCCTTCCTGGCAGCTGTGCGAGCCCATCAAGGGCTCCTCACTCTGTCCTCCCCTAAAACCCACCCATAA